GAGGACGTTGAAGCGGCGTCGTGCAAGACAGATGACGGCTGGGGTATGGGATTTACCTTCGGTGCGTTTGCGGTCATACCTCCTCGACCACACATAAGGACAGCAAAAGACGTCGTAGACACATCGGCCCGGAGTGTCCGGAACTCTGCGACAGCGCGCCCCGGGCCAAAAAGCTGGCCGCGTCACTGTTGCGAGCAGTTCGGCGCCGCAACCGCTGCGCTTGGGCAATCCGTCATTACGGCGTGAGAGCATGCCATGATGCCATGACGCACGCGTACAAACCGAACAGTTCAACAACAAAAGGAGTGACGATGATCGACAATCAGTTGAAAGGCCGGGTGGCATTAGTGACAGGCGCCGGGGACGGGCTCGGGCAAGGAATTGCCCGCCGCTTTGCGCAAGCCGGGGCGGCTGTTCTCATCGCAGAGTTTGACGATGTTAAAGGTCAAGCCGCGGCTGATTCCATTGTCGCCAACGGCGGCCAGGCGGCCTTCGTGCATTGCGACATCACGGAGAAATCACAGATGGATGCCGCAGTCCAAACTGCGGTTGATGAATTTGGATCCATCGACATCCTCGTCAATAACGCTTACCGCAGCTGGGGCATCCACCGGGTGGAAAACAAAACCGACGAAGAGTACGAAGCGAACTTCGCCATGAACGTGCTCGGACCGAATTGGGCCATGAAAAAGGCTTTTCCCGTCATGAAAGCGCAGCAATGGGGACGCATTATCAACATCAGCTCCCTCAACGGGGTCAACGCCCACATGGGCACCGCGGCATACAATGCCAGCAAAGAAGCACTTCGCGCCCTCACCCGCACAGCCGCTCGAGAGTGGGCACCATACGGCATCACCGCGAACATCATGTGCCCCGCGGTGGCCTCAGCGGCCTACCGTAACTTCGCCACGCACCAACCCGATGCGGCAGCAGCTACTGATGCCGCGATACCCATGGGCCGCATGGGAGACGCAGAAGCCGACCTCGGAGGCGTGGCAGTGTTCCTTGCCAGCGAAGACTCAAGATACCTCACTGGAAATACCCTCTTCGTAGACGGCGGCAGCCACATCAACGGTTCTCCATGGGCTCCCCACCTTCCGGAGAGCTAACCGGCTATTGGGCCGGTTCCGCGGGCCCGGGGTGTCCGGAGCTCTGCGACGGCGCACCCCGGGCCAAAGTGCCGGCTGCGCAGGGAACGCCCGTCCCCTGGTTGGAGATCCGGCGGAAGCCCAGGAAATCCCCGACAGGCGAGCTGGGCGGGTTTCCCGAGAAGCGTTAGACGTCGTTTCGTGTGATCTGTTGATCCTGCGCAGCGCCTGTGCCACCGTCGTCGCGCACGTTGTTCCCGGACAACTGCTGGTACTGACCCCCACGACGCAGGTGGGCAGCACCTGGGACCTGCTGGCGCAACTGTTGGAGAGCCGCCGGCGCCCGGGTTTCGAGATCGACGTGGCGTTCCGCCCGGTGCGCTCAACCCCGGAGTGGATGACTTCAGCCAGGAGAAGGTTCCCCGCGCGGCAGTCGGCGACACCGCCGCCTGCGGCCTCCGGGCAGAGCGGCGTTGGCCGCAGCCGTTACGGCCCGATTCAAAATGCGGGACTGTCGGCCTACGACGTCGACAGCTATGTTTTCAGCTGACGCAGGCCTTCTGTATGAAATTCGCGTCCCGCAGCCGATTGCCGCCGCCTGAACTCTTTCGGAACGCCCGGTGACGGTTTTACAGTGAGGCATGGCTGGGACGGAACCCATCTCCCGGGACCGCTTTTCTCAGACGGTAGTCAGCGGAGGGCAAAAATTGAGGAGTCGGCAGCCCGGAGCTGCTCACGTTGCGCCTGCTACGCGGTGACAACCTGTATCAGTGCCGCAGATTCCCGCTAGCCCCCGTCTGCTACCAAGGATGTGAAAACAATGACTGAAACACCAACCACCAATGATGCCGACCGAGAGCTGAAAAGCAAGCTCCGGAAGACGTGGGCGCAGGGCAACTATGCCGCCGTCGCCACTGAGGTCATCCCCACGCTCGGGGCCGTTGTTGTCCAGGCCTGCGGGGTCACAGGCCGGGACCGGGTACTGGATATAGCTGCCGGCACCGGTAACGCTGCGATTCCGGCGGCGGATGTTGGGGCCAATGTGACTGCATCGGATCTTACACCGGAGCTCCTAGACATCGGCAGGACCATCGCCGAGGCCCGTGGCAGCAACCTTGACTGGGTGGTGGCCGACGCCGAGGCCCTGCCGTTTCCGGATGCATCATTCGATGTCGTACTGTCCTGTGTCGGCGTCATGTTCGCCCCGCATCATCAGCAGGCGGCCGATGAGCTTGTGCGGGTCTGCCGTTCGGGCGGGCGGATCGGACTGATCAACTGGACGCCGGAAGGATTCATCGGCCGCATGTTTGCCACCATGAAGCCCTATGCGCCTCCACCCCCGCCGGGCATACAGCCTCCCCCGTTGTGGGGGAAAAAAGAACATGTCGAGGCGCTCTTCGCGGGACAGGTCAGCGACCTTCGAGTCGAGCGTCGCGCACTGCGCGTTGACCGATTCCGTTCACCCGAGGAATTCCTTGCCTTCTTCAAGACCAATTACGGGCCCACCATTGCCGTCTATCGATCTTTGGCAGCAGATCCCGGCCGTGCGGCAGAGCTCGACTCCGACCTGCTTTCCCTGGTGGGGCAGTTTAGCTCCGATCCGACAAAAACAGTCATGGATTGGGAGTACCTCCTGCTGACCGCCAGGCGCCTCTAAGGCAGCCGCAGAACTGCCATCCGCAACGGCCCGCCAGCGCCCGCAAAACGACCAAGAAGACTGGCGGGGTGGCACCGCGTTTCACGTGAAACACCCACTGCTGGTCAGAGACACCTATGAGCCGCCTACCGATCCAGGTGCCCGCTGACTTGTTTCACGTGAAACGGCCACCCACGGACGGGCAGGCCAGCCAGTTTGTTCTGTTTCACGTGAAACAGACTCGGCTGTACCCCGCGGCCCGGGCTGACGATCACGGGATTCCGTCTTGTGCCCGATACACGGCTGGTCCATCATGAACCGCGCCAGAAGACAGACGTTGCGTCTTCCTACAAAGCCTTTTGTCGCCGGGGAAGGATAATAGGCTTTGAATCGCGGAGCGGCCTTCAAACGCCAAGAATATTGGGTGTGAATGCTCTGCGCAGACAGGTCGTGAACCGCCCAACATCTGACCACATCCCTCTGCTGGGGACGTAAACATTTGCCAATGAAATGCGTGCGGCAAACTGCACCAGCTTCCGAAACTTTCAGGTGCACCGCAACGCGATGGTGCCCTCCGCTGCCGTGCTGGATAAGCCGTGTGCCGCTCCGGGGCGTGGCACCTCTAATCGAGACACTGCAAATCCAGATGCTCCCCGCCGGCCATGACACCGCCGTCCCGGACCTACCTACCAGAGGCTCAGTGACCCCATCGTTTCACGTGAAACCCGCCGGTGGCATACTTTCCCCGGCCTACCACTGGACACTCCACTGTGGCACAGAAAGGCAGGGCAACACGTGATTTTCCGCCAGCAGACCCGAGGCCCGAAGGTGTCACAAAGGCCAACAGGGAGGGCGCGTCAGCTACCCCACCCAACGCCTGGCGCACCCCAGGAGAACCTGATCCCTCGCCGCGGACCCATCCAACGACGCCGATACGAACAATGAAGAGCCCCACCAAAGGCACCCCACAACCAGGCCGCGCAGAAAAATTTTTTAGAATTCGCGAGCCGTGCCGTGATTCAACACCAGGGCACGGATCCGAGGGGCGTTGTTAGGTGTCCGGAGGCGGTGTTTCACGTGAAACCCTGCACGAGAGGGTCCCGTTTCCCAGCAAACACGGGTACTCATTGCCCGACGAAGTCCCTAAACCCTCTGCTGCCGGCCTGTGTGCCAGTGAATTTCCCCGTGGGCTGCCCTGGATACCTCTTGATACCTCAGCCGGCAGGGAGATGCTGCCGGGGGGCACCGGCGCAGTGCCCCCGCTCTCGGACCAGGCGAGCGTTCACCGGCCGACGTGGCGACACCACGGAGGTAATCAGCCGAACCCGAACCAGGAAGGGTTTCACGTGAAACGGAAAGCCCGTTGCGCGGTTTAGGTTGCACGGTTTGGCTTCAAGCACCCGGCGGTAGTATCAGCAGCAGGTCCCCGTCGCGGTAACTGCGTTAGCCTTCATTCCAGAATCCGAGTGGGGTTTCCCCTTCTGATGTTGGACCTACGACTGCAACCCACAACACCGGGTTTCGTATTCAGACAATGGGATCTCCGAGTCGGAGTCACACAGGCGGCGCCGGAGTGATCCGTTCAGCGGGCAGTTTCCGCTCGACGACTCAAGCGGGGTGGGGGTGACTCTAACCGGCGTTTCACGTGAAACGCTTCTGAGTCCGGCATGTCCGGGAGTGGTTCGGCTAAATCGCTACAAGTGCGGGGCCGTTTGTAGCGTTCGGCCCCGGATCCACGCGCCCACGGGGGAACAGGTGCGCCCCGGTGCTATACGGATGACTGGCCTTAACGCCCGCCAATCCCCGTCTGCTACGCCACCTGAGGCTACTGCGTGGTGGGTTCGACGTCGGTCCAACTGCTCTTATGCCGGCATCAAAAAGGCCGTCCGGGCGGTGTTTCACGTGAAACAAAGCCCGAACGACCGGAACCCAACTGCTCCCAGGACCGGACAACGGTACCCGCGACAGGGGTACACCGCCGGGGTGCCGCCCGGGGAGGGTCAGTTGGAGGGCGGCGCCAGCACTCCCATGATGCGATTCAGGTCATCAACACTGGCAAATTCAATGCTGACCTTTCCCTTGCGGGCACCCAGGGTGATTTTCACGTTGGTATCCAAGCGATCCGACAACGACGTCGCCAGGTAATCCAAACGCTCGTGCCGCGCCCCCACCTTGGGCTTGCTTTCCTTGGCCGGACGGCGCAAGCCGTCACTCATAGACACGATTTCCTCCGTCGCTCGGACGGACAACCCCTCAGCGACGATTCGCTGCGCCAGCTTCTCCATCTCGGCGGCATCCGCGAGGCCGAGCAGTGCACGTGAATGTCCTGCCGACAGAATCCCGGCCGCGAGCCTGCGCTGCACCAGCGGAGGCAGTTTCATCAACCGCAAAGTGTTGGTTACCTGGGGGCGAGACCTGCCGATGCGGTCCGCCAACTCTTCATGGGAGCAGCCGAAGTCGTCCAGAAGCTGCTGGTATGCAGCCGCCTCTTCCAAGGGATTGAGCTGGCTGCGGTGCAGGTTCTCGAGCAGGGCGTCACGCAGCAGATCAACATCCTGCGTGAACCGGATGATTGCGGGGACAGCCTGGAGTCCGGCTTCGCGGCTTGCCCGCCAGCGCCGCTCACCCATGACAAGCTCATAGGGATGTTCGGGGTCGTCTTCCGGGGACGGGCGGACAACAATCGGCTGAAGGACACCGATCTCCCGAATGGAATGCACCAGTTCGGCCATGTCATCTTCATCGAAGACCGACCGGGGCTGTTTCCGGTTCGGGTGGATGGAGTCCACCGGGATCTCGGCGAAGGACGCCCCCGGCACCTCCACGAGCGTTTCACGTGAAACAGCGGCACCGTTGTCGGCTTCTGCTGCCGCGTCAGGGCCGTTTTCGGCGGGTTCCCCCGTGCTGGCCGCGCCTGTCGCTGAAGCCGCCCTGGAGGCCGTCTGGCCCCGTTTGGGGCGGGCCTTTGCCGGCTGTGACGGACCAGTGCCGCGGTCAGCGGCACCGTCCGTGGAAGGCTCTTCGGAACCGACGGCTGATGCCGGTTCCCCAAGCCCCTCATCGAGACCCGGAACTGACATCTGCTGGCTCCGGGGTGAACCCGTGCCTGCCGCTTTCTGTCCGGAACCTCGCAGTGCATCCATGTTGATCCCCGGTCCTCGACGGGCACCTCCGGGAGCCGGACGGGTCGGTGTCACGCTGTCACCGGCGGCCGGGAAAAACACATCAACGGGTCGGCCGGCGCGAGCGGGGGCCGAGGCAGCCACTGAGGCTTCCTCTGATTCTGCGCTGCTGGGAATCAATGCCCCCAGGCCTCGTCCCAAACCACGACGCTTTTCGGTCATGGGTATGTCCTTCCCTTATGCACACAGCAAGCGGCATGGATTGATTGTGACTGTATTCTACGATTCAGGATGTCATTTACTGCGCAGGGCACGGCGGGATGTCTAGCCGCGCTGGGCAATCTCCGAGGCAGCTTCCAGATAGGACAGGGCGCCAGTGGAGGACGGATCATAGGTCATGACCGTCTGCTGATAGCTCGGAGCTTCCGAAATTCGCACGGACCGCGGCACAACGGCTCCAAGCACCTGGTCGGGGAAGTGCTCCCTGACTTCGGCGGCAACCTGAGCCGCCAGATTCGTCCGGCCGTCGTACATGGTGAGGAGAATCGTCGAAACAACCAGGTCGGCGTTGAGATGCTTTTGGATCATCTCAATGTTCTTCAACAGCTGGCTCAGGCCCTCCAACGCATAGTATTCGCACTGGATCGGAATGAGGACTTCCCGGGCAGCAACGAAGGCGTTGACGGTCAGCAGCCCCAGGCTCGGCGGGCAGTCGATAAAGATGTAGTCGAGACGTTCCTCGCCGGTGCGTTCCCGTTCCAGAGCGTAAACATCAATGGCCCGGCGCAGCCGCTGTTCCCGGGCGACCAGGGATACCAGCTCGATTTCCGCTCCCGCCAAATGAATGGTCGCGGGCGCGCAAATAAGGTTGTCAATGTCCGGGCACGGAGCCACGACGTTAGCCAGCGGCAGGTCGTCAATGAGGACATCGTAAATGCTCTCGACTTCGGCACGGTGGTCGATGCCCAGTGCCGTGGAGGCGTTGCCCTGAGGGTCAATGTCGATGACCAGCACGTTCAGCCCGGCACTGGCGAGGGCAGCGGCCAGATTGACGGTCGTGGTCGTTTTGCCGACGCCGCCTTTCTGGTTGCTCACGGTCATGATCCGGGTCTCGACCGGACGCGGGAGAACCCGGCCGCGGAGCTTTTCCCGACGGCGGCTTTCATGCGCGAGTTCCCTGGCCAGCGGGGTGCTTTCGTCCATTAGGTCCATAACGTCCACCGACGTCGACGGTACGACCGCCTCGTCAGCTACACCACCTTCGATAGCCTCGGGGGCCGCTGCAGATTCAGCCGCGGTTTGCAGGGTGACAACGCTGTGCGCTGTT
This genomic interval from Arthrobacter sp. zg-Y820 contains the following:
- a CDS encoding ParA family protein, producing MNNQEPPAVEREPAPQSAEQPVELAASAAVAPDPVEAPVSPAPAAADPAASMDLVSRETAHSVVTLQTAAESAAAPEAIEGGVADEAVVPSTSVDVMDLMDESTPLARELAHESRRREKLRGRVLPRPVETRIMTVSNQKGGVGKTTTTVNLAAALASAGLNVLVIDIDPQGNASTALGIDHRAEVESIYDVLIDDLPLANVVAPCPDIDNLICAPATIHLAGAEIELVSLVAREQRLRRAIDVYALERERTGEERLDYIFIDCPPSLGLLTVNAFVAAREVLIPIQCEYYALEGLSQLLKNIEMIQKHLNADLVVSTILLTMYDGRTNLAAQVAAEVREHFPDQVLGAVVPRSVRISEAPSYQQTVMTYDPSSTGALSYLEAASEIAQRG
- a CDS encoding class I SAM-dependent methyltransferase — encoded protein: MTETPTTNDADRELKSKLRKTWAQGNYAAVATEVIPTLGAVVVQACGVTGRDRVLDIAAGTGNAAIPAADVGANVTASDLTPELLDIGRTIAEARGSNLDWVVADAEALPFPDASFDVVLSCVGVMFAPHHQQAADELVRVCRSGGRIGLINWTPEGFIGRMFATMKPYAPPPPPGIQPPPLWGKKEHVEALFAGQVSDLRVERRALRVDRFRSPEEFLAFFKTNYGPTIAVYRSLAADPGRAAELDSDLLSLVGQFSSDPTKTVMDWEYLLLTARRL
- a CDS encoding ParB/RepB/Spo0J family partition protein; protein product: MTEKRRGLGRGLGALIPSSAESEEASVAASAPARAGRPVDVFFPAAGDSVTPTRPAPGGARRGPGINMDALRGSGQKAAGTGSPRSQQMSVPGLDEGLGEPASAVGSEEPSTDGAADRGTGPSQPAKARPKRGQTASRAASATGAASTGEPAENGPDAAAEADNGAAVSRETLVEVPGASFAEIPVDSIHPNRKQPRSVFDEDDMAELVHSIREIGVLQPIVVRPSPEDDPEHPYELVMGERRWRASREAGLQAVPAIIRFTQDVDLLRDALLENLHRSQLNPLEEAAAYQQLLDDFGCSHEELADRIGRSRPQVTNTLRLMKLPPLVQRRLAAGILSAGHSRALLGLADAAEMEKLAQRIVAEGLSVRATEEIVSMSDGLRRPAKESKPKVGARHERLDYLATSLSDRLDTNVKITLGARKGKVSIEFASVDDLNRIMGVLAPPSN
- a CDS encoding SDR family NAD(P)-dependent oxidoreductase → MIDNQLKGRVALVTGAGDGLGQGIARRFAQAGAAVLIAEFDDVKGQAAADSIVANGGQAAFVHCDITEKSQMDAAVQTAVDEFGSIDILVNNAYRSWGIHRVENKTDEEYEANFAMNVLGPNWAMKKAFPVMKAQQWGRIINISSLNGVNAHMGTAAYNASKEALRALTRTAAREWAPYGITANIMCPAVASAAYRNFATHQPDAAAATDAAIPMGRMGDAEADLGGVAVFLASEDSRYLTGNTLFVDGGSHINGSPWAPHLPES